A genomic region of Myxosarcina sp. GI1 contains the following coding sequences:
- a CDS encoding NADPH-dependent FMN reductase, whose translation MVKIVGIAGSLRDNSYSVLALQQATNRIKALGAEAEIIDLKEMKLPFCDGGDDYPDYPDVEVMRAKVKAADGLILATPEYHGSVSGVIKNALDLMSFEHLSGKVAGVISVLGGQSNSNALNDLRIIIRWVHGWVIPEQISVGQAWQAFDNEGKLKDEKLSQRFDSFAQSLVENTAKLRG comes from the coding sequence ATGGTAAAAATAGTTGGCATTGCAGGGAGTCTACGAGACAATTCTTATAGCGTTTTAGCACTTCAACAGGCAACAAACAGGATTAAAGCTTTAGGTGCAGAAGCAGAAATTATCGATCTTAAGGAAATGAAATTACCTTTTTGTGATGGTGGCGATGACTATCCCGATTATCCAGATGTTGAGGTAATGAGAGCTAAAGTAAAAGCTGCTGACGGTTTGATTTTGGCAACACCCGAATATCACGGTAGCGTTAGCGGTGTAATTAAAAATGCCTTAGATTTGATGAGCTTCGAGCATTTGTCGGGTAAAGTTGCAGGAGTCATTAGCGTTTTAGGCGGACAATCTAACAGCAACGCTCTAAACGATCTGCGAATAATAATCCGCTGGGTTCACGGTTGGGTAATTCCAGAACAAATCTCCGTAGGACAGGCATGGCAAGCTTTTGACAATGAGGGAAAACTAAAAGACGAAAAGCTCTCCCAAAGATTCGATAGTTTTGCTCAAAGTTTGGTAGAGAATACGGCTAAACTACGTGGTTAA
- a CDS encoding sulfite exporter TauE/SafE family protein: protein MFVDLSILVGLGIFAGLLAGILGIGGGTVLVPIIKTLGYTPVQAVATSSLAIVMTSISGTFQNWRMGNLNLRQVILLALPSLFTAQLGVWIASSIPPYILLLAFACFLLLNIFLTNLRKMAIARTRDTDGSAKLNPALARIFTGGISGVLAGLFGIGGGVILVPLQIVLLGEKIKSAIQTSLAVIVLTSISACIGHANRGNILWFEGIVLGIGGLIGAQFSSRFLPRLPDKFVTLSFDFLLGLLSIYVFYQAYNSYTTR from the coding sequence ATGTTCGTTGATTTATCGATCTTAGTTGGTTTGGGAATATTTGCGGGACTTTTGGCAGGTATTCTGGGTATCGGTGGCGGTACGGTTTTGGTACCGATTATCAAGACTTTAGGCTACACTCCAGTGCAGGCAGTAGCAACCAGCAGTTTGGCAATTGTCATGACTTCTATTTCAGGCACTTTCCAAAATTGGCGCATGGGCAATCTCAATTTACGACAGGTTATCTTACTAGCCTTACCTTCCTTATTTACCGCCCAATTAGGTGTATGGATTGCCAGTTCGATTCCGCCATACATTTTATTATTAGCTTTTGCCTGTTTTCTGCTCCTCAATATCTTTTTAACCAATTTACGCAAGATGGCGATCGCCCGAACCAGGGATACAGATGGTTCTGCCAAACTCAATCCAGCTCTAGCGAGAATTTTTACTGGCGGTATTTCTGGTGTTCTGGCTGGTTTGTTTGGTATTGGTGGCGGCGTTATTTTAGTTCCCCTACAAATAGTGCTGTTGGGAGAAAAAATCAAATCGGCAATCCAAACCAGTTTGGCTGTAATCGTCCTCACTTCTATTTCTGCCTGTATCGGACACGCTAATCGAGGCAATATTCTCTGGTTTGAAGGCATTGTCCTGGGTATAGGAGGCTTAATCGGAGCACAATTCAGTTCGCGATTTTTACCGAGATTGCCCGATAAGTTTGTAACTCTCAGCTTTGATTTTTTGCTAGGTTTGCTCTCGATTTACGTTTTTTACCAAGCATACAACAGCTACACGACACGCTAG
- a CDS encoding glycoside hydrolase family protein, with protein MNLHQLQSYLRGSAHLISKIHRYFNQPRSLKRPQSYPPSLYGTQPLVMEGGDPYIRALMRTITASESNVARPYNVIYGGRMVEDLSEHPEICVPIVAGPNVGNCSTAAGRYQMLDITWEKQAQRYHPKPSGLWMWRSYSFAAEYQDLVVHDWLSDRGVWNADIPQLLRQERIDVVLRLLSFTWTSLGYGIETNSMSRYLPQVYQNMLQEELNNEQ; from the coding sequence TTGAATCTACACCAGTTACAATCTTACTTGCGCGGTTCTGCTCATTTGATTTCCAAGATACACAGATATTTTAACCAACCGCGATCGCTCAAAAGACCTCAAAGTTATCCTCCTAGTCTTTACGGCACACAACCGCTAGTTATGGAAGGAGGCGATCCCTACATTCGGGCATTGATGCGAACGATTACCGCTAGTGAGTCTAATGTTGCTCGTCCTTATAACGTTATTTACGGCGGTCGAATGGTAGAAGATTTAAGCGAACATCCCGAAATTTGCGTTCCCATAGTAGCAGGACCAAATGTTGGCAATTGCAGCACTGCCGCAGGACGCTATCAGATGCTCGATATTACCTGGGAAAAACAAGCCCAACGCTATCATCCCAAGCCTTCTGGTTTGTGGATGTGGAGAAGCTATAGCTTTGCTGCTGAATATCAAGATCTAGTGGTTCATGATTGGTTGAGCGATCGCGGAGTTTGGAATGCCGATATACCCCAACTATTGCGCCAGGAAAGAATTGATGTAGTATTGCGGTTGCTTTCGTTCACCTGGACGAGTCTGGGATACGGAATTGAAACCAATTCTATGAGTAGATATTTGCCCCAGGTCTACCAAAATATGTTGCAAGAAGAATTAAACAATGAACAATGA
- a CDS encoding MgtC/SapB family protein, with protein MTETSFVPLNWQELTLRLSIAFIVGATIGLEREIKSKPAGLRTNILVCFSSALIVIVPIQIGAAQQNLDVLGRVISGVITGVSFIGGGTILRDPDRVKGLTSAAAIWVTAVLGITIGCGLLWLGIIGATVTWVVLRLFAIWEKKL; from the coding sequence TTGACGGAAACTTCTTTTGTACCTCTTAACTGGCAAGAATTAACTTTACGGTTGAGTATTGCTTTTATAGTCGGTGCGACGATTGGTTTGGAAAGAGAAATTAAAAGCAAACCAGCAGGATTAAGAACTAATATTTTGGTGTGTTTTAGTTCGGCTTTAATAGTCATCGTACCAATTCAAATAGGAGCGGCACAACAAAATCTAGATGTTTTAGGCAGAGTTATTTCTGGAGTAATTACGGGCGTAAGCTTTATTGGTGGCGGAACGATACTCCGCGATCCAGACCGAGTAAAAGGCTTAACTTCAGCAGCAGCAATTTGGGTTACAGCAGTATTAGGAATTACTATTGGTTGCGGTTTGTTGTGGTTAGGAATAATTGGAGCTACAGTAACCTGGGTAGTTCTGAGATTATTTGCTATTTGGGAAAAAAAACTTTGA
- a CDS encoding diguanylate cyclase domain-containing protein, translated as MKENSLEQSIQFVHQELEKIHYENLGRSPELLSELLSKFTFSLEDFQRQFKKLAIDRDIAEWKLHRYKTIFLNSSAAYVITDRWGGIQEVNQAAAKLLKVPQVLLVGKLLSIFIAETERSHFRKSIIEQLVHGKPLEKKRVCLQPWETEPISATLSVSILYSSTGKTIGLCWLIQDNSYEREIERLNKVSCCDVLTGLLNYSGLIERFEHTLKIYQRHRERTFALLFIDLDDFKQVNDRLGHLAGNQVLIEVARRLWSCLRESDTISRFGGDEFVILLEDIDSLKNARDCTSKIQRSLNQKLELNGHTIVLKASIGIVISDPKYQDCHEYLSAADLAMYEAKGKGGCCDRVSRR; from the coding sequence ATGAAAGAAAATAGTTTAGAGCAATCGATTCAGTTTGTCCATCAAGAGTTAGAAAAAATACATTACGAAAATTTAGGGCGATCGCCTGAGTTATTATCAGAGTTACTAAGCAAATTTACTTTTTCTCTAGAAGATTTTCAGCGGCAGTTTAAGAAGTTAGCAATAGATAGAGATATAGCAGAGTGGAAGCTTCATCGTTATAAAACAATATTTCTCAATTCTTCGGCAGCTTATGTAATTACCGATCGCTGGGGTGGTATCCAAGAAGTAAATCAAGCAGCAGCGAAGCTGCTTAAGGTTCCTCAAGTGCTTTTAGTCGGTAAACTTTTAAGCATTTTTATAGCCGAAACCGAGCGATCGCATTTTCGTAAATCGATTATCGAGCAGTTAGTTCATGGCAAGCCATTGGAGAAAAAAAGAGTATGTTTACAGCCTTGGGAAACCGAACCAATCTCAGCTACACTATCTGTATCTATTCTTTATAGTTCGACTGGTAAAACGATCGGGTTATGCTGGCTCATTCAAGACAACAGCTACGAGCGAGAAATTGAAAGACTGAATAAAGTCTCCTGTTGCGATGTTCTAACAGGATTACTAAACTACAGTGGATTGATCGAGCGGTTCGAGCATACTCTTAAAATATATCAACGGCATCGGGAACGAACTTTTGCGTTATTATTTATCGATCTAGACGATTTTAAGCAAGTCAACGACCGTCTGGGACATTTAGCAGGTAATCAGGTACTGATTGAAGTTGCTCGTCGCCTGTGGAGTTGTCTGCGAGAGAGCGATACCATATCGCGTTTTGGTGGCGATGAATTTGTAATTCTTTTAGAAGATATTGACAGCTTAAAAAATGCCAGAGATTGTACCAGCAAAATTCAGCGATCGCTAAATCAAAAGTTAGAGCTTAACGGTCATACGATCGTACTCAAGGCTAGCATTGGCATTGTTATTTCCGATCCTAAATACCAGGATTGTCACGAATACTTGTCCGCTGCCGATCTAGCCATGTATGAAGCCAAGGGCAAAGGAGGCTGTTGCGATCGAGTTTCTAGACGTTGA
- the pheT gene encoding phenylalanine--tRNA ligase subunit beta, with product MFERKKFVGIIQDSMRVSLNWLKELVDVNLSPEKLGKILTIAGFELEAIEDLRANADGVVVGKVIKRDRHPNADKLSVCVVDVGTETPLNIVCGAANVRADIYVPVATVGTYLPAIDLKLKRTKLRGEPSEGMICSLTELGLETESDGIYIFPTENLQPGDDVRPLLGLDDVILDLATTANRADALSMVGIAREVAALTDKTVRLPQIPEIDISQNNSLSIEIEDKQACPAYIGTVIEDVKLAGSPDWLRRRLQNAGVRPINNVVDITNYVLLEWGQPLHAFDREKLQQVAGKSDLTIGVRFAKTQETLKTLDDKERSLSDRNLLITANDQPVALAGVMGGAATEVDNNTQNIVLEAALFDPVTIRRSSRAVSLHSEASTRYERGVNQVEIDAASNRAISLLQELTGGNAIAQTIADNRVASGSKSTIELRLSRIHQVLGTVRAENGSGYIEATDVESILSALGCKLETVSESERVWRVTIPPYRYRDLEREIDLIEEVARLYGYDRFEDTLPAKTEPGYLSFEYYVKNKLRTTFRGVGLTEVVHYSLVKPTGKEIALANPLFAEYSALRIDLLSGLIDALAYNLSQGNGALNGFEIERVFVPTENNLQETDVVAGIMGGNLFSSGLWVTGGKEKPMTWYEAKGILDNVFTNLGLSVAYQPETNEDRLHPGRTASLWLEGKSLGIFGQLHPQLGQQRDLPEEVYLFQLAFDVLLAALEREELITPKFQAYSTYPGAVRDLAFFAPMELSVAALERAMSKAGGKLLQEIAIFDEYKGKNVPEGQRSLAFNLIYRASDRTLSDKDVDPVHQKVRDTLVKKFDVTLRS from the coding sequence ATATTTGAGCGGAAAAAATTTGTTGGGATAATTCAGGATTCGATGCGCGTCTCTTTAAACTGGTTAAAAGAATTAGTCGATGTCAATCTATCTCCAGAAAAGTTGGGGAAAATATTAACGATCGCAGGCTTTGAGTTAGAAGCCATTGAAGATTTACGAGCCAATGCCGATGGCGTAGTAGTAGGAAAAGTAATTAAACGAGATCGTCATCCCAATGCCGATAAGCTTAGTGTTTGTGTAGTAGATGTCGGCACGGAAACTCCTTTAAATATTGTTTGCGGCGCAGCTAATGTCAGAGCCGATATTTATGTACCAGTAGCCACAGTTGGTACTTATTTACCCGCGATCGATCTCAAGCTAAAGCGTACCAAACTACGGGGCGAACCTTCAGAAGGAATGATTTGTTCTCTAACTGAGTTGGGTTTAGAAACCGAATCGGACGGTATCTATATTTTTCCCACAGAAAATTTACAGCCTGGAGATGATGTACGTCCTCTATTGGGTTTGGATGATGTAATTTTAGATTTGGCAACCACAGCCAATCGCGCCGATGCCTTGAGTATGGTAGGAATAGCGCGAGAAGTGGCAGCATTGACCGATAAAACCGTGCGCTTGCCTCAAATACCAGAAATAGATATTTCACAAAATAATTCTCTGTCAATTGAGATTGAAGATAAACAAGCTTGCCCTGCATACATCGGTACGGTTATCGAAGACGTAAAACTAGCAGGTTCTCCCGACTGGCTCAGGCGGCGATTGCAAAATGCAGGAGTTCGACCGATTAACAATGTCGTCGATATAACTAACTATGTACTGTTGGAATGGGGACAGCCCCTACATGCTTTCGACCGTGAAAAATTGCAGCAGGTAGCTGGTAAGAGCGATTTAACTATTGGTGTGCGGTTTGCCAAAACTCAAGAAACTCTCAAAACGTTAGATGACAAAGAGAGAAGCTTGAGCGATCGCAACTTGTTAATTACCGCTAATGACCAACCAGTAGCTCTAGCAGGAGTTATGGGTGGAGCGGCTACAGAAGTCGATAATAATACTCAAAATATCGTTTTAGAAGCGGCGTTGTTCGATCCCGTTACTATTCGTCGTTCTTCTCGCGCCGTAAGTTTGCATAGTGAGGCTTCGACTCGTTACGAACGAGGTGTCAATCAGGTAGAGATAGATGCAGCTAGCAATCGAGCGATCTCCTTACTGCAAGAATTGACGGGCGGTAATGCGATCGCGCAAACTATAGCTGATAACCGAGTCGCTTCAGGTAGTAAAAGTACCATAGAACTACGGTTGTCGAGAATTCATCAGGTTTTAGGAACGGTTAGGGCAGAAAATGGCAGTGGCTATATTGAAGCTACAGATGTAGAATCAATTCTTTCTGCTTTAGGCTGCAAGTTAGAAACGGTTTCAGAAAGCGAGCGCGTTTGGAGAGTTACCATTCCTCCCTATCGCTATCGAGATTTAGAACGCGAAATCGATCTTATTGAAGAAGTAGCCCGTCTTTATGGTTACGATCGCTTTGAAGATACCCTACCTGCTAAAACCGAACCAGGTTATCTTTCCTTTGAATACTATGTTAAAAACAAGCTGCGAACCACCTTTCGAGGTGTCGGACTGACTGAGGTGGTGCATTATTCGCTAGTCAAGCCAACGGGGAAAGAAATAGCCTTAGCCAATCCTTTATTTGCCGAGTATTCGGCTTTGAGAATCGATTTACTTTCTGGTTTAATCGATGCTTTGGCATACAATTTATCTCAGGGCAATGGCGCGCTCAATGGTTTTGAAATCGAACGAGTCTTCGTACCTACAGAAAATAACCTACAGGAAACCGATGTGGTTGCGGGAATTATGGGCGGCAATTTATTCTCTAGTGGTTTGTGGGTTACTGGTGGCAAAGAAAAGCCAATGACTTGGTATGAGGCAAAAGGTATTTTAGATAATGTCTTTACCAATCTGGGTTTATCCGTAGCATATCAGCCAGAAACTAACGAAGACAGACTGCATCCAGGGCGTACTGCTTCTCTATGGCTAGAGGGCAAAAGTTTGGGAATTTTTGGGCAACTTCACCCCCAACTAGGACAGCAACGGGATTTACCAGAAGAAGTTTATTTATTTCAACTGGCGTTTGATGTTTTATTGGCAGCGTTAGAGCGAGAAGAACTTATTACACCAAAATTTCAAGCTTATTCAACTTATCCAGGTGCGGTTAGAGATCTGGCATTTTTTGCACCTATGGAGTTGTCGGTAGCCGCATTAGAGCGTGCGATGTCCAAAGCAGGGGGTAAGCTGCTACAGGAAATTGCCATCTTTGATGAATATAAAGGTAAAAACGTCCCTGAAGGACAGCGCAGTCTGGCTTTTAACTTAATCTATCGAGCGAGCGATCGCACTTTAAGCGATAAGGATGTCGATCCAGTTCACCAAAAAGTACGCGATACTCTGGTTAAAAAGTTTGATGTCACCCTTCGTAGTTGA
- a CDS encoding serine/threonine-protein kinase, with protein sequence MSYCLNPTCPKPINHPKAKNCRACGAKLLLHGRYHLVKGLGKGGFGATFLAADLSLPGNPLCVIKQLRPNTDNPNFLSMARELFEREAKTLGRIGNHPQIPRLLDYFEDRQQFYLIQEFVKGNNLQQEVKKNGVLNETQIRQVLKEILVILKDIHAQKVIHRDIKPANIIRREIDNRLVLIDFGVVKNQGNTVAGGDATALTAFAVGTPGFAPPEQLAMRPVYSSDVYALGVTCIYLMTGKAPKNLECDPITGEIDWFKNIKVSDSFVDILTQMLEVSVKNRYKTADEVLQALDIEHHVDSLAESIISHTKVEEPRSSPLSRTNSLPLRRNIIPNPRQAGSRTAHRFGDRISPLGKNSSRNRLTLNSKRTAGGLDRNAAREKPKPVKVEAEIIIDAYATGRRDFGLKDLSRQDLQKSELAESNFQNSIMIKTNFQSADLSFCNFSSSDMRQAILRNAKLNRAFFVEVNLEGADLRGANLSEANFDRCKLKGVNLSGANLTNAKIDKEQLETAKTNWLTILPNGRRGFW encoded by the coding sequence ATGAGTTATTGCCTCAATCCAACTTGCCCCAAACCTATCAATCATCCCAAAGCTAAAAATTGTAGAGCTTGTGGAGCAAAACTGTTGTTGCACGGTCGCTATCATTTAGTGAAAGGTCTAGGGAAAGGAGGTTTTGGTGCGACTTTTTTGGCTGCCGATCTTTCACTACCAGGAAATCCCTTGTGCGTGATCAAACAGTTACGTCCCAACACTGATAATCCTAACTTTTTGTCGATGGCAAGGGAACTTTTCGAGCGCGAAGCTAAAACTTTAGGAAGAATCGGCAATCATCCCCAAATCCCCAGACTACTCGATTATTTTGAAGATAGACAGCAATTCTATTTAATACAAGAATTTGTTAAAGGTAATAATTTACAACAGGAAGTTAAGAAAAACGGAGTTTTAAACGAAACCCAGATCAGGCAGGTTCTTAAAGAAATTTTAGTTATTCTTAAAGACATTCACGCTCAAAAAGTAATTCACCGCGATATAAAACCAGCTAACATCATTAGAAGAGAAATCGATAATAGACTGGTGCTAATTGATTTTGGCGTTGTCAAAAATCAGGGCAATACGGTAGCTGGTGGAGATGCTACCGCGTTGACTGCCTTTGCTGTAGGTACTCCTGGTTTTGCCCCTCCCGAACAGTTGGCAATGCGTCCCGTATATTCCAGTGATGTTTATGCTTTGGGTGTTACCTGTATTTATTTAATGACGGGAAAAGCTCCTAAAAATCTAGAGTGCGATCCCATAACAGGAGAAATTGACTGGTTTAAAAATATCAAAGTCAGCGATAGTTTTGTCGATATTTTAACCCAAATGTTGGAGGTATCGGTTAAAAATCGTTATAAGACTGCCGATGAGGTTTTGCAGGCACTAGATATCGAACATCATGTTGATAGTTTGGCTGAAAGCATAATTAGCCACACCAAGGTTGAGGAGCCACGTAGCTCTCCACTTTCTCGGACAAATAGTCTTCCTTTACGTAGAAATATTATTCCTAATCCTCGACAAGCAGGTTCTAGAACTGCTCACAGATTTGGAGATAGAATTTCCCCTTTAGGTAAAAATTCCTCTAGAAATCGATTAACACTTAATAGTAAAAGAACTGCTGGCGGTTTAGACCGCAATGCTGCTAGAGAAAAACCCAAGCCTGTTAAGGTAGAGGCAGAAATTATTATAGATGCCTATGCTACAGGTAGAAGAGACTTTGGCTTAAAAGACCTCAGTAGGCAAGACTTGCAAAAATCCGAACTGGCGGAAAGTAACTTTCAAAACTCAATAATGATTAAAACTAATTTTCAGAGTGCGGATTTGAGCTTTTGCAATTTTAGTAGTTCGGATATGCGTCAAGCAATCTTGCGTAATGCCAAACTAAATCGCGCTTTTTTTGTTGAGGTTAATTTGGAGGGTGCCGATTTGCGCGGTGCAAACCTGAGCGAGGCTAATTTCGATCGCTGTAAGCTAAAAGGTGTTAATCTCAGCGGTGCTAATTTAACCAATGCTAAGATCGATAAAGAACAATTAGAGACTGCCAAAACCAACTGGCTGACTATTTTGCCCAACGGTAGACGAGGATTTTGGTGA
- a CDS encoding TIGR03643 family protein encodes MKLPDLNSRSLDRIIEMAWEDRTPFGAIEAQFGLSEDRVIAIMRRELKASSFRMWRKRVSGRKTKHLAKRKFVEGRFKSQNQK; translated from the coding sequence ATGAAGTTACCAGATTTAAATTCGCGATCGCTCGATCGCATTATTGAAATGGCTTGGGAAGATCGAACGCCTTTTGGAGCAATTGAGGCTCAGTTTGGTCTGTCGGAAGATCGGGTCATTGCTATTATGCGCCGAGAACTAAAAGCCTCTAGCTTTAGAATGTGGCGCAAACGAGTTTCGGGACGCAAAACCAAACATTTAGCCAAACGCAAATTTGTTGAGGGTAGATTTAAATCTCAAAATCAGAAGTAA
- a CDS encoding COP23 domain-containing protein produces MFNSPLKSLIARTSLAASVMLLANSNGVDAFPVPSSKHLASIDRYLQTISLGGLRSAIAEGSAQGAMAQNTDDPPEVIIDNDPGSVNPSPTRRTSSDTRFSCEITNGEYTVMYYPESQPERGYPWAIPSQLGGGWTPERRCNEITRRFEAYRADGLLELTTDVENNYDIICVTTQVDPSDCRIVFTVPPGQDPQLTRDLVFENLLAADDGQQTDGVYTLTDNDSENQIFEGVGKILEDIGINRTSNTARKSPEKIDLRPFLDPADGGTGSQLKQDKAGVSTGNPSERKPAVFR; encoded by the coding sequence ATGTTCAACAGCCCTTTAAAATCATTAATTGCTCGAACCAGTTTGGCTGCTAGCGTAATGCTACTAGCCAATAGCAATGGTGTTGATGCTTTTCCCGTTCCTAGCAGCAAACATTTAGCTAGCATAGATCGATACTTACAGACGATAAGCCTGGGGGGCTTGCGCTCCGCGATTGCCGAAGGCAGCGCGCAGGGAGCGATGGCGCAAAATACTGACGACCCCCCAGAAGTAATCATCGACAACGATCCAGGCAGTGTCAATCCCTCGCCTACTAGAAGAACCAGCAGCGATACACGGTTTAGCTGCGAAATTACTAATGGCGAATATACGGTTATGTATTATCCTGAAAGTCAGCCCGAACGGGGTTATCCCTGGGCAATTCCCAGTCAATTAGGAGGCGGTTGGACTCCCGAAAGACGCTGTAATGAAATTACCCGTCGCTTTGAAGCCTACCGCGCCGATGGCTTATTAGAGTTAACCACTGACGTTGAAAACAACTATGATATTATCTGCGTCACAACTCAAGTCGATCCCTCAGACTGTCGAATTGTGTTCACCGTGCCACCAGGACAAGATCCCCAATTAACCCGCGATTTGGTCTTTGAAAATTTGTTAGCTGCCGATGATGGTCAGCAAACAGACGGAGTATATACTCTAACTGATAATGACTCCGAAAACCAAATTTTTGAAGGTGTGGGCAAGATTTTAGAGGATATCGGCATCAACCGTACGAGTAACACTGCTCGTAAATCTCCAGAAAAAATCGATCTGCGTCCCTTTCTCGATCCTGCTGATGGAGGTACGGGCAGTCAACTCAAACAAGACAAGGCTGGTGTTTCTACAGGCAACCCCTCGGAACGCAAACCTGCAGTATTTCGCTAA
- a CDS encoding glycoside hydrolase 100 family protein, whose product MEQNRTLATEAWEILQRSIIYYYDRPIGTLAACDSSSPALNYDQCFVRDFVPAALVFLIKGKTEIVRNFLIQTLKLQIKEKQLDFLEPGRGLMPASFKVIHQGEEQYLLADFGDHAIGRVTPVDSCFWWLFLLRAYIKATGEYSLAHSPEMQKGMRIIIELCLAARFEMYPTLLVPDGACMIDRRMGINGHPLEIQSLFHMALRCAEELLIDNNENAKIRQAIAGRIPPLTEHIRYHYWLDPQRLNVIYRYKAEEYGQDVLNQFNIYSDSIPYAELSEWFPENGGYLVGNLGPSQLDCRFFSLGNLVAILSSLVSPQQGEVIMHTIEEKWQDLIGWMPMKICFPALKGRDWQLLTGCDPKNRPWSYHNGGNWPVLLGFLVAAALKLDRFDLAKRAMAISNQRLPLDEWAEYYDGKNGRLVGKEARKYQTWTIASFILAEELITNPNYLDWISYDR is encoded by the coding sequence ATGGAACAAAATCGAACTCTCGCCACAGAAGCTTGGGAAATTTTGCAAAGATCGATTATTTATTACTACGACCGCCCTATTGGTACTTTAGCTGCCTGTGATTCTTCTAGTCCCGCACTCAACTACGATCAGTGTTTTGTTCGCGATTTTGTTCCTGCGGCTTTAGTGTTTTTGATTAAAGGCAAAACTGAAATCGTACGTAATTTTTTAATACAAACTTTAAAACTACAGATAAAAGAAAAACAGCTAGATTTTCTCGAACCAGGACGGGGCTTAATGCCTGCTAGTTTTAAAGTCATCCATCAGGGAGAAGAACAATATTTACTAGCAGACTTTGGCGATCATGCTATTGGTAGGGTAACTCCTGTTGATTCCTGTTTTTGGTGGCTGTTTTTACTGCGGGCTTATATCAAAGCTACGGGAGAATATTCTCTGGCACATAGTCCCGAAATGCAGAAGGGAATGCGAATTATTATCGAACTTTGTCTGGCAGCAAGATTTGAAATGTACCCGACTTTACTCGTTCCCGATGGTGCCTGCATGATCGACCGCCGTATGGGAATTAATGGACATCCTTTAGAAATTCAGTCTTTGTTTCACATGGCTTTGCGCTGCGCCGAAGAACTGTTAATCGACAATAACGAAAATGCTAAAATACGTCAGGCGATCGCTGGTCGTATTCCTCCCCTGACCGAACATATTCGCTATCATTACTGGCTAGATCCCCAACGCTTAAACGTTATCTACCGCTACAAGGCTGAGGAATACGGACAAGATGTCTTAAATCAGTTTAATATTTATTCCGATTCGATACCCTATGCAGAACTCAGTGAATGGTTTCCCGAAAATGGAGGCTACTTAGTTGGTAATCTCGGTCCTTCTCAGTTAGACTGTCGCTTCTTTTCTTTAGGTAACTTAGTGGCAATTCTGTCTTCTTTGGTATCGCCACAGCAGGGCGAAGTCATTATGCACACTATTGAAGAAAAGTGGCAAGATCTTATTGGGTGGATGCCAATGAAGATTTGTTTTCCCGCTCTTAAAGGCAGAGACTGGCAGCTATTAACGGGATGCGATCCCAAAAATCGTCCCTGGTCTTACCATAACGGTGGTAACTGGCCCGTTCTACTCGGTTTTTTGGTGGCGGCAGCCTTAAAGCTCGATCGCTTCGATCTAGCAAAAAGAGCGATGGCAATCTCTAACCAGCGTTTACCCTTAGATGAGTGGGCAGAATACTATGACGGTAAAAATGGTCGCTTGGTAGGCAAAGAAGCCAGAAAATATCAAACCTGGACGATCGCTAGCTTTATTCTGGCAGAAGAATTAATTACCAATCCTAACTATTTAGATTGGATTTCCTACGATAGATAA